The nucleotide sequence TTAGAAAAGATACTGATTTGTTTTGTTGAGGAAAAGTAACTAATGTCAGGAAATGGCATTATTGAGATATGTATTAGACACTTTAGATCACCTAGAAGCTCCTGGCCCCGCTGCCTTCTAGAAATTGTCATTTAAATACAAATCTTGACTTTTGAAAAAGTAGCCTTTAACAAAACAATTAACTTTCTTATGTAAATGGATAGCAAAAGGTGAGGTTtgtgccacattttcttttttctaaatgatttttttcaaagattttatttatttattagagagagagagagcgcgcacgcacacaagcagggtgaacaggagcagagggagaagcaggctctcgggcTACAGGaggcccagtgtgggactcaatcccaggaacctgagccgaaggcagatgcttaactgactgagccacccaggcatccctgccccacattttcttgcctttgaaggataatttttaaatttaattttatttatgtgagagggagagaaaatgagtggggccgggggaggggcaaaaggagggggagaagcaggcttcccactaagcggggagcccaacgcaggggctccatcccaggaccctgggtttatgacctgagctgaaagcagccacccaaccaactgagccacccaggcgccccaaaagataATGTTCTTAATAACGAACTACAGCTTCTTGTGATTTGCAAGTCAAGTTTAATGACATatgtgtttttccctctctccctcagatTTGGATCATACAGCAGATGTCCAGTGAGTACACCTGCAATTTATGCCTTTGAAATCATGTTCTTAAATAGGAAGGCTGACATTTTAATCTTGATGTCCCTAGTTTTAATTCTCTCTTCCTATTTTGGTTCCTTTATAACATGAAAATGATAGTTTAAAAGAACCCAGTTTCCGTGCCATTAGATTGATTGAGGCCTTTGGATTTGTACTTATCATGCTGATTTTATTTTGACCTTGCTGTCaagttttctctcttgctgtggATTTTATTACACAGGGCATGAATGCATTTCTTTAGGTTACATGCGTGGGGAGATACTCTGGAGGAAGCATTTGAACAATGTGCAATGGCCATGTTCGGTTACATGACAGATACTGGGACTGTGGAGCCCCTGCAGACAGTAGAAGTAGAAACCCAAGGTAACCAGTTATTTCCAGGGAAGAAATTGTCACGCAAATGTGCAGTGTTCTATATAACTTGAATACAATTTCACAATAAgaacaataaaattaattatgaGCCTGTTCTTCCTCTTCCAGCTAGCCTAAGAAATTCCTTGCACTTCTAAATTCAAGCAAGTTTTTAGAAACTAGAATTATTAAATGTCATACTATCATGATTCTTCTTGATCCTGTATAGGAGATGACTTAGAATCCCTACTATTTCACTTTTTGGATGAGTGGCTTTATAAGTTCAGTGCTGACGAATTCTTCATACCCCGGGTAAGCaagggtttttcttcttttactgagCAATTGGGTTcttaattcagattttaaaagaaaaatgattgaaAATGGAACACATGATGCAAAACCAAGCCATCCAGATGTATAAGATGATACTGATTTGCAGAAAATAGGGACTTCTTGGTTAACCTGACTTTGCCTGTATGTATatgcattttgtaatttttagatTTGTTACTGTATACTTGTCAGTAACCAGGATTATGCAATAAGAATGCACCTGCTGTCTTCACCTACACTTTTTATGTCTCCCAAGTTTGAACTATTTTTATGTCCATCCGTATGTTCCTTTGTCCCATGTGAAATTTAGTATCTGTGCCATGTTggcctaaatttaaaaattgttctcaACTTTTCGTAACATGATAAAGGAAAAGCCAAACGGAGATTGCTTGTTGCCATCCACCTCAAAGAGGGAACCCTCTCCAACATCATTGTTAACCTAACACACAGGGCCCTCACTGCTTCCACACCCCTCCATTCTGTCCCTTCCCAGCCCCACTACGTACCCTCTTCTGACTGGTCACTTGTCCTACAGAGGTCAAGAACATACCGTGTTATTTACAAATCAGCTGAGAATGATTGAAATCCTGTATCATCCTATTctgttttacagaaaaatttcTTAACTCATGTTTTTAATTGTACATTTTTTCAAGAATATTTCcctcaaatatttaagaaaaaaacccctatttccttgaaataaatttcatttgttCTACTTTAGTtaacattttagttttctttgcttCAGAGAAGTCCTATGCTGTTACTTTCTAGGAAAAGGGATAACCTAGACATATTTTCGTAAATTTAAATTTTCGTAAATTTCGTAAAGCTggtatacaatattatattagtttccggTGTACAGCGTGGTATTTTTGACAATTATTAGATATGTTTTAGTAGATGGtctgttatgaacatttttttaaattaattttttttcctctttaggaAGTGAAAGTACTTCACATTGATCAAAGAAATTTCAAATTACGGTCAATTGGGTatgttttgaaaatctttttgtgctcactttggcagcacatatatgcagattttttcagTAGCATGTCATGAAGGTTGTTAAAATTCTTCACTGAACCTAGTAGGCAGGAAGACAGAAATACAAAATCAGAGGTCCAGTCTCATCCCAGTGGAGCTCTGCAGGTTAAGCTGTGTGAGCCCTAGGAGCAAGGGCTTTGGTCCTCAACTTTGGAGGACCAGAAATTTGACAGAACAAAGTTGATATTGGTTCTTGAACCTGATTcccaatttattgatttttagcataaaaattttttgtgtgggggcgcctgggtggctcagtgggttaaagcctctgccttcagctcaggtcatgatcccagtgtcctgagatccagccccgcatcaggctctctgctcagcatgagcctgctgcctcctctctgcctgcctcttcctgcctctgcctgcttgtgctctctgtcaaataaataaataaaatctttaaaaaaaaaaaacaaaacttttttgtgtgtgaagcCTGGCTTGGTGACATGAAGCACTGATGCTTCCTTCTCGTGGATCTTCACACCTGGACTCTGTTCAAAGTGGTCCCTTCTATTAACAAATTATACTTTTCCTTCCAGAGATTGCAAACACTTAATTAGATCTCTTTGATTGGACTTGGTGTTTCCCAAATCTCTTCAGTCACTTAAGGATATCTTTTAGGTTATTTCTATATAAAGTCTGTTTTTCCACTTTGTGTTGAATTTGTTGTGTTTCTTTGTAAAATgaggtctttattatttcccctccttttcttttttttttttttaagattttatttatttgatagatccacagtgagagagggaacacaaacagagggaatgggagagggagaagcaggcctcccgacaagcagggagcccagtgcagggcttcatcccaggaccctgggatcatgacctgagccgaaggcagatgcttaatgactgagccacccagccgcccccttttttttttaatgggcaaggAATCAGGCTTCTCCAAGGGTCCTTAGCTAATACATAGTTGAACagaattttaaagctttgttCTTTCGGGGTGTCTGGTTCCCACAGTCtcttgagtgtcagactcttggttttggctcaggtcacgattttgGGGTCATGGAactgagccttgtgttgggctccatgcttggcgtagagtctgcttaggattctctctccttcaccctctaCACCCCTCTACTTctactttctccctcttctctcgaataaataaatcttaaaaaaaaaaaaaaaaaaacgaactaAAGCTTTGTTCTTTCTGCAACCACTGTTGCTTCTCCTCCTGTGATCTCCAGTCACATTTGTGTTGAAGGGAGAGAAGATACTTACCACAGGTTCTAGGAGAGTACCTTTCTACAGCCTTCTACGTACAGACCAGAAACCTCTTCTGAAAAGTTAGAAAATGCAACCAATTTAAGACCATATTACAGCATGTAGTATTCTCCTCTGCAGTACTCAGACTTGCTTTCTACAATAGGAGATAGTATTTAATTAGTTCTGTAGCCTTGAGTACAGTGAAAATTTTGAACATGCTGCTCTATTTTGAAACAGTAGTCATTAGACAATGTCTATTGAGAATCTACCACATGCACACTATCctagggcactttttttttttttaaagattttatttatttatttgacagagagatcacaagtaggcagagaggcaggcagagagagaggaagaagcaggctccctgcggagcagagagcccgatgccgggctcgatcccaggaccctgagatcatgacctgagccgaaggcagcagcttaatccactgagccacccaggcgccccacttttttttttttttttaaggcaaccATCAACCTTGTTGAAATAGCTGTAGCCCATATGTCCCTCAGCAGCTCTATTTACTAGCAATCGAACTGAAATTTGTAGCTTCCTTACCCCTCTCAGCTCTTGTGGCTTTCTCATATCTTAACCACATTTACAAGGTTTATTTTCAAGTATgtaaaggataaataaaaattaaatcttggaAGTCTTAAtcatgttttaattttccttctcaagGTGGGGAGAAGAATTTTCATTGTCCAAGCACCCTCAGGTATGTTTTTAAATCAagctattaaaaacattttatacggggcgcctgggtggctcagtgggttaaaacttctgccttcagctcaggtcataatcccagggtcctgggatcgagccctgaatcaggctctttgctcagtggggagtctgcttgtgatggctctctgtcaaataaataaataaaatctttaggaaaaaaattttttatacttCCTTACCATAAAGTCAGTATATGGTGGTAAACCTCAGTGAGTTCTAATAAACTGGTATAAAGTCGTAAGTTTTCCTCAGGTGTCTCTGACCCTACTATGTCTAAACACTGGGACTTCACACATCTGACTTGGTGGATTAGGAGTCAGTGCCTAAGTTCTGGGGTCAGGTTTGTTCCAGACTTTTGTGAGGCTTCAAAGTCCCTCTGCCTTTTCGAGCTTCGGTGACTCTCCCTTTTAATGAAGGTGTTGGACTGGATGTTCTCGCCTTCAATGTTCTGTGCATCTCCACGTTCTGTATTTGCCACCCTGTATGGCTTTACTCTTTCCCAGTCAGATGTGTGTGGAGGACTAGGGGCAGGCGCATACGTGCTTTCTGTAAAGGGCTGAATCATGTTTGAAGCTTCGTGGAATGAGAGTGCTAGAAGAGCAGTATTCAGCTCTCCTGTTGTAACACTGCGGTCGCCACGGACAACACAGACATGAACGAGCGTGGTTGTATTCCAGTAAACGTCATGGATGctgaaatctgaatttcatatcattttcaaaTGTCATGAGATACTCTCTTGTGGGTTCCCCCTCCCAGccatttagaaatgtaaaaaccattcttggggcacctgggtggcccagttgttaagcttctgcctttggctcaggtcacgatcccagagtcctgggatcgagccccgcatcgggctctctgctgagtaggaatcctgcttctacctctccccctcaccttacttgtgttccctctctcactgttgtctctctctgtcaaataataaatacttaaaaaaaaaattcttagtgtTGGGGGCTGTATGAAACCAGGTAtcaggctggatttggcccatgatttgtagtttgctgacccctgtgtTGAGGCCAAGGAGGCGTAAATTAGATGAGGGTGACTGAGCACTCCTGGTTGCTTCTAGGAGCTGCAGTGCCGTTTCTTTAAGCACAacataatgaaatgaaatctggTGAGGGAACCTTGGGAGAGAAGCCTTAAAGAAGAGAAACCAGGAGAGGGGCTATATGAATTATAATACACAAGACACAGTGGAACTTTCTTCTGAACATACTGTGTTTGAGGTGTGTATTAGATATCTAAATGGAGATGTCACATAATAGACACTTGTCTGTAGGCTGACTTGTTCAGGAGATAGGTAGATCTGGAAATCTCAGTCTGGAAGCCATCATATTTATAGCCATAGGACTAGATAAGATTACCAAGGAGGGAGGTGTAGATAAGAGAGAGAGTATAGAGAAGACTGAACTCTGGGGCACTAACTTTTGAAAAGATGGAgccaaaaaggaaaggaggagagccTCATAAGAGGGAGCCAATGAAGAGGGGAGCCCCAAAGCCAGATATCTAATGCCCTTGAGATTGCTCAGAGGCTGAGTGGGCTGAGGCTTGACGATTGACCATGGATTTACCAATCAGTGAAAAGATGTGTGGGTCAGAGAGcgaatgaatgagagagagggaagtggaggCAGTATATTGAGACAGAGTTTGAGAAAAGGGGAACATATGGCTAGAACAGTAATAGCCAGAGGGGAATGtggtagggaagggaaaagttttttttgtttcgtcttgtttcagCAAGGAGGTTTTGTAACACCAGTGTAGGCTCTGTGGAAGTGATCTAGGAACTTGGGGCAAATGGATCATGCTGGAGAGGGAGAGTAATTTCAGAGCAAAGACATTAAGTTGGGAAGGTGATAGAGGATAGAATGTTCAGGGTCAAGGGTCAGCCTTCTGACAGGAACAGGGCCGGACAGTTCATTGTAACAGGAGGCAAAGCTCATGTGAGTATAGACTCGGGAGATGGTAGACTGTGGACATGATTTCAGGTGATACCAGTGAGCACAGTGTGTGCTGCCAGAGGCAGAAAGTTGAATTGGATTTAGGTTATGGTCTCACCAGGTAATGATGGCAGAGGGCAGAAGAGCACAGGTCAGGGCCTTTCAGATCTGTCCGCGAAATCTTCAGATTTCCTTTGTGCCACAGAGCCCGCGGATACCAGTCACCTATTGCCTGATATGTTTTGCGCTGCACGGAATTCTTGCATTTTCTCTTCTAGAACAGGAAGGAACTAAGAGGACATCTCATCCTGTGGTTCTGAaccggggcaggggaggggggattgTCATGTGTCAAACATGGGGAGCGAGAACCCCACAAGGTAGAGTGAGTGGGCAgcgagggaggagagaagggtctGTGTTCCTAGGGCCCGGGCCACTGCAAGCAGCAGGTCTTGAGGAGGAGCCCTGGGCCAGGCAGTGGGAGAGCTTTGGGCTCCTCCACTCCAGCCATTCGGTAAACTGAAAGCGGGGTGCTGGGGAGGTCAGACAGCCTGAGGAGCCAGGTGGAAACAAAGCCAGGGTTGGAGCGGCAGCTCTCACCGCCCAGCCAGTTCGCTTTCCCTGGGCACGTGTTGCTTTGTTGCCGGACGAGTGTAGAATGCTACACAAGTAACTACTTGTCTCCTGTGGGTTTTTAGTTTTCAGAATAATGGTAAAATTTGGCCTTTTGCCGGTTGTCACTAGAGTTAATGATTCTGATTTCGatcttcactttttctttcttgtttttttctctaaccCCTCTTTAGGGAACTGAAGTCAAGGCGATAACCTACTCAGCAATGCAGGTCTATAATGAAGAGAAGCCAGAAGTTTTTGTGATCATTGACATTTAAGAtatcaaaacacaaaacaaaccgaACCCCCTTCTACGAAGAActggtttttttcctcttgcttttcAGAAGATCCCATGATATAAATTCTACAGTATCTGTTGCTATATGGAGATTTgcagaacagaagtttttaaaaaagattttatttgtcagagagtgagtgagaacacaagcaggagatcagcagagatgggggagaagcaggctctcctaggacccccagatcatgacctgagccaaaggcagacgcttaaccaactgaggtacccaggcgccctatgaaTAGAACTTTTAAAGTCAGAAATGGGACAGCGAGGTGCAGCCTTGATCTATGTTACCCAGATATTCAGACTTGAAAGAATTCTTCAGGTGGCAAGCGTGGCATCTCATCTCTTAGTTCCCTGCTGTAGGAGCAGGTACTCAGCCCCTTCCAGTGGAATGCCTGGTCCCAAAAGGACCGGTAATCTAAGCAGCGGCCCAGAGACTCTGAATCTGCCATACTCTCACCGAATCCAgtctgagaaaaataataatttgaaaaatccTATGACCAGGgctttgcttttttccccacattggttcacacacgcacacacacacacacacaggcctgaattcacgaccctgagatcaagacctcagctaagatcaggagtcggatgctcaaccaactaagccacccaggtgcccctaacacaCACATCTTCTATATATGCATTGAGAGGTTGTGTTTTACCTTCTGCAGGACAGAGCCATCCTGTATTCCACTTGATTTTTCTTATTAGAAATAATTATAGTTTAAAAATTGggagactggggcgcctggtggctcagtgggttaagcctctgccttcagctcaggtcatgatctcagggtcctgggatcgagtcccacatcgggctctctgctcagcggggagtctgcttcctcctctctctgcctgcctctctgcctacttgtgatctccctctgtcaaataaataaaatctttaaaaaaaaaaattgggagacTTACCTAGAAAGAACTCTgagtctctctctttcacatttttaaaacactaaTGTTTTGTACACTTTACTGTTTTCCCATAAGAAAATTCAAACACCCTTACAAACAGGCCTGCCCTTCTCACAGGTAATTTTATATTAAAGCTGCTctgtgtagggatgcctgggtagctcagtcattaagcatctgccctggctcatgtcatgatcccggggtcctgggattgagtcctgcattgggctccttgctcgttggggggcctgcttttctctcttcctctgcctgccactcttcttgcttgtgctcgctctctctgtcagataaataaaatcctaaaaaaaaaaaaaaaaaaagctgctatatttatataattagagaaaaaaataatttttttaaaaaaattaagttcttcATTGTGGGAAAACCGTGTTAAAATGATCTGAACCTTTCAAAggagataactttaaaaaaaatgaaactttttgaTTTGCAGTGTTATTCTATTCTATGTCCATTGATTGAGGTATTCTTTGTTGCCACAAGTTTGCAGAGCTGCTATTTATTCACACATGAATGAGAAAAGATTGCCACTGGGTGGTGCCAAATATCATTATATGCACGCTAAACTTGACCTAAGAGGAAGAGATTGTCTGTGAGCTTCCTAAGTGTTCTGAGCACTGTAGTATTTTTTTGTCTCGATATTTAACAGAAAGTAGAGGTCATGGGAACGAGGCCAAGAACCATGGTCTGAATAGTAGCTTCAAATGAATATAGAGCAGGCTCGCTGGGGTAGTGCTTCTTGACCTTCTTTATTGTTAGGCACATTTTGTAAATTTGAATTGTGGTCCTCCAAGCAGAAACTGTCTAGAAGAACTTCTTTACCTTTTGTTAGGGTGAATTTCCAGGCTGGCGtggggctttctttttttcatggacCCCTTTGAACATCATGGGCTGTTTGGAGTGTCAGTTGTGACAAGGAGCAGTGGGATAGAGTGAGTCCGGTGGAAGAGCTGAATCCAGAGTAGGAGGAGCTCGTGGGATATATTAAGCCATGCAGGGGTACAAACTTGATCAGGAGAAAAGGAGTAGCTACGCCTCTTAACCACCAGTGCTATGTAATGGGGTTCAGTAAAAGCAAGTCCGTTGTAATTATgagataaaattatatttctttaaattgatAATAAATGTATAGTTTATAacaattttatgtgaattttaaagtgtttgtgttttggggacacctgggtggctcagtcggttaaccgtctgcctttggctcaggtcacgatctctcagggtcctgggattgagtcccacattgggctccttgctcagcagggagcctgccgctccccctgcttgtgctcactctatctctctctctctctctgacaaataaaatcttttttaaaaagtaaaatgtttgtgtttttaaatatgcCAAAATGAAGATACTGAGTAGAAGAAAATGAGTATATTGTCCTCTGTATGTGAAGTCGGCATTCTTGACTTACCAGCAGCTCAcgctttacttttatttattgagatgGTGGCACCAGGTTCTCACCAGACTCTTCTGCTAGTTTCAGGTATGTGTCTTGGTCTGGGGaacacatttttccccctttgcaaAGCAGTTTCCCCACCCTATAAGCACACCCACTCACCTTCACTTTTGTGTCTTATTCTCCTATGTGGGCTATCTTTCCCATTTCCCAAAACATGAAGAGCACATTCACTGCCCAAGGAGTCAGAGGGGTAATGAGTACAAACCGTGGGTGTTTAGCTGAGCATTTATGCCATGGCTAAGGGGACAGCTGCCTCTCAACCCTTGCCCTTATTGCTAATGTGAATATAGGCCTAGTGTTGCAGTTTACATGATACTACAAAATTGGGATTTTCATATGACGGCTTCTGAGGTAGGGGGAAAAAACTAAACTACTATGGGTCATCACAGTGGAATACAAACAAGTTGTGGGTGGGCTGAATCTTGTCCACAGGTCAGAAAGCTCTGCTTTAAAGCACAGCTCAAGTCACATTTTCTCGAAGCTTCCCTAACCATTCCAACCTTCACGGTCTTTAAACTACATGTCCCTAGTTAGGTTTAAAGATCTGCCATcttaattttataattgttaAGTGTTTGCTAGCTTTGTCCCTCTGAATAGAAGGAGCGCTCCCATGTGGCATAGATGGCCAGACACTACCTAACGGGCGCTGGGCTAAGTAAGCATCTTGGAGCTACATCACTTCACGCAGAGCCTGCGGGTCAGCTCCTTGAGCAGATCTACAAGAGCACACGTTGCAAGCTTCTTCCTAGCCCTCCCTCTGCTGTCTAACCTTGGACCTACTTCCTCATCTATTAGGAGTGCTAGTGATTCCTTAATTCCTTTCCAGTTCTAAGTTTCTGTGATCCTGTAATACCGTATTTTAAACAACTGAGCTGAGAACGAGAAGGTTTCTGTTACTGGaacagtttttggtttttgagCCTAAAAGGTCCAAAGCTCACCATCAGCATCTTCTCATTCACTCGAATCAGATGGCCTTTGTCATTAGTATGGCAGCGTGTCCAGTGATGGCAGTGGCTTTCCAGGAAAGTCATCATGACATGGTGACATTTTCTCATTGGTGCCTCTCCCTCCAAGTGGGGTAAGTGGTTATGTGTCCCTACAACCACTCTTGCCAATTCTCTATCTTGCTGTTACCACTTGGGCTTTGGAAGAGAATGTTTGAAAAGTGTGGGAAAAGAGCAATTTAGTGGGGCATGGGCACCAAGTGAACTAGagttctgcctccctccctgtttCTGAAGTCTGACCTTCAGAAGGCTTGAGGATTTCCAAATTGAgaattttgtttcttcatctaagaaaccagaaaactggaaaacatATCCTCCAAAAGTTCCTTCCAGAGCAAACATCCACAGAATTTAGTGACTATAGTACTTTGTCAATGTTTCCCATCAAATGTACTGtgaatagtttttattttgctaCATATAAAATGAACAATGTCCAATTCCGAACATACAAGAAAGTACTCTTAGAAAAAAGGCCAACATAGTCCTTTTGTCATAAACGCATATTCTGAGTTCATCTGTACAAACTACTTTCCCAAGCGCTTTCAGTGTGTTGCCCATTTGtccttccagtatttttttttttttttttggtcttcccaGTATTTCTGTATGTAGTGCATTTATCCTGCATTTTATGAATATGGAAATTAGTAATACCTAAAACTACCTGGCTGTTAAGGGGCATATATGGGACTTTGTTCATTGTCTTCATAAAACATCCTTTAATACGTAACAAATGACATTTATGTTCTGTTGTTCTTTTGATCCAGGTAAAAATCCTGTGAGGTTAGTATAGCAGCCATTATGTTTTGTATGTAAGGAAACACTTCATGTTTGGGtgatatttgttgttgttgttttttaaacatataatgtgttattagctccaggggtacagatctgtgaatcaatcaggcttacacatttcacagcactcaccatagcacatatcctctccaacgtccataatccaaccactctatccctacccccctatctccagcaaccctgtttgttttgtgagatgaagagtaatagttgtctcccttctgatcccatcttgtttcattttttccgtccctaccccccacaaccccctgccctgcctctcaaatgcctcatatcagagagatcatgtcataattttctttctctgattgacttattttgcttagag is from Meles meles chromosome 1, mMelMel3.1 paternal haplotype, whole genome shotgun sequence and encodes:
- the ZBTB8OS gene encoding protein archease isoform X2 — translated: MKGGSRVSSVAIMAQEEEDIRDYNLTEEQKAIKAKYPPVIRKYEYLDHTADVQLHAWGDTLEEAFEQCAMAMFGYMTDTGTVEPLQTVEVETQGDDLESLLFHFLDEWLYKFSADEFFIPRGTEVKAITYSAMQVYNEEKPEVFVIIDI
- the ZBTB8OS gene encoding protein archease isoform X1; protein product: MKGGSRVSSVAIMAQEEEDIRDYNLTEEQKAIKAKYPPVIRKYEYLDHTADVQLHAWGDTLEEAFEQCAMAMFGYMTDTGTVEPLQTVEVETQGDDLESLLFHFLDEWLYKFSADEFFIPREVKVLHIDQRNFKLRSIGWGEEFSLSKHPQGTEVKAITYSAMQVYNEEKPEVFVIIDI
- the ZBTB8OS gene encoding protein archease isoform X4, whose protein sequence is MAMFGYMTDTGTVEPLQTVEVETQGDDLESLLFHFLDEWLYKFSADEFFIPREVKVLHIDQRNFKLRSIGWGEEFSLSKHPQGTEVKAITYSAMQVYNEEKPEVFVIIDI
- the ZBTB8OS gene encoding protein archease isoform X3, with amino-acid sequence MKGGSRVSSVAIMAQEEEDIRDYNLTEEQKAIKAKYPPVIRKYEYLDHTADVQLHAWGDTLEEAFEQCAMAMFGYMTDTGTVEPLQTVEVETQGDDLESLLFHFLDEWLYKFSADEFFIPREVKVLHIDQRNFKLRSIGELKSRR